ACCCGAAGCAGCCCATCGACGAACGCATCAAGGATCTCATGGGCAGAATGACTCTGCCGGAGAAGATCGGCCAGATGGTCCAAATCGATCGGGTTAACGTCACCGCCGATATCATGAAAAACTACTTCATcggtaaaatttgaaattaatcaAATTCGTAGAGTCCCAAATTGGTTTTCAAACGCAAGCGTTAACAACTATTTGTTTTTTATTGATTCTCTGATTGTGTTAATGGGTACGTAGTAGTTCATAGattgaataatattaattatatttgtatgctattataatatatatatatatatatatatatatgtgtgtgtgtgtgtgtgtgtgtgtgtgtgtgtgtgcattcaGGGAGTTTGTTGAGTGCTGGGGGGAGCGTGCCGGAGCCGGAGGCAACGCCGGAGACATGGGTGAAGATGGTGAATGAGTTGCAGAGGGGGGCGTTGGGGACGAGACTGGGAATACCCTACATCTATGGAATAGATGCGGTGCATGGGCATAACAACGTCTACAGGGCCACCATCTTCCCGCACAATGTCGGCCTTGGAGTTACCAGGCAAGTCCATCTCCATTCCTATTTTAAATTTGGTAATCATATGCAACGCAAATAATGGTTCTTGGTCCAAATATGATGAGTTATTATCAGTTTTGACCCATTAGACTCATGAGTTTGTCCTATAGAAGACTAATTACTTAGTTAAGATCCAAACTTACCTTATAAGTCTAAGATCTCTCTAATACACATCCCATATGAGACACTGACACAAGTTCATGAACACAATTCCTATGGTAAATGTTCAATAGGTGCAATATTGTGGGGCCTATATTGCTTCATTCACTGACACTTATTACATGAGTCTGTGTCATTACGATGTTGCATCCTTTAACATTTTCCTTTTAAATTGTGCGGttttcttgctcttcttcttattcatttatttttgttatttcacTAGAAATCTCCATTAGGCCTCATCAATTAATTACACATACAACTTATTAGGTGGTCCTAGATCATCAAAATTATATAGAATACTTGTCTCTTCATATTGTTTGTATATCTGTTTTTTATATGTTAAACATGTGACAAATATGTCAGACTCTTTTGCATCTCTTATATTAATGAGTTAATGTAAAATCCATTTATCACATGTTTAACAACTAGAAAATAAGTATATGGACACGTAAAGAGATGAGGTACTTGTATAACTTTTCCTAAATCACAATATATGTAAGTGTTGATGTGAGTCTATTTTGAGACGTGAACGTTTGAGATTCACTTTTGATCTTAATGCTGCAAGTGTTATAACTTGAAATCATATAAACTTTTTCTCCTAAAAATTAAAACCGAAACCTATCCCATAAAATTCTCAATCTTTAAAATTAAGATTAGTAACAAGTTGGTAACTCCTACAACACTTTCTTATTATTCTAGGGGGATAAATGGAGAATGGGATCAATGCTGTGGGTTGGCTTGAACCGTTGAACAATCCCACAAGGTCATAGATTTCCCATGTCTTAATTGCTAgctcttctttttattttattttattttatttttttattggttGGGGTCTTGGGGTTAGAGGGGGTTGGTGGTGAGAGGTGCTGAAGCTTCATAACATAAGTATTTTCATTCACAAGAGTGACCTCGTTTATTACCTACTAAAAAAAAACacatgtaattatatatatatctagcCATACTATTTCCATGATTCTTCTTCTAGTAaccttttaattaatattattgtaTCACCTAAAATGCATCGTACCATATATATAGATGGATAAATCTAATTTCAAGATAGGATAAATTAAGATGATTAATTGTgttttatatttttgggagaaactaTTAGATAGATTGGGCGTGTAcactaaatttaaaataattttgtcaTGTATATGTCTTTTAATTAAATAGGTAACTTTTTGTATGGACATAACATAATCATGTTGGATTTGGTATATACACCCAGTgtacctaatatatatatatatatatatatatatatatatatgtatgtatatatatatatatatgtatgtatgtatattctcTATCTTTGGATCAAGGAGTATACAATTTATGTGTGGCATGCCTAAAATTTGCGCAGAACATGCAGGGGCTCTAAGAGGGTACACTAGATGTAATTTATGTACATATCACATCTAATATGATTTTGTCATGCATATGAATTTTAGCATTTTAGGTAATTATTTATACAcacaataaaattatattaaatatagTGTATACACCCGTATTTCTTCTCAACATAAGACTAGGGTACTGTAATAAAAGAAAGTGGTCTTACAATAATTCATATTGTACGTTAAAAACATGTGCGCATGCATGCAGGGATCCTGATCTTGTGAAGAGGATTGGTGCAGCTACTGCACTTGAAGTAAGAGCCACGGGCATTCAGTATGCTTTTGCTCCATGCATTGCGGTAATTAATTCAACATATATAACACTACCAATTAATGCTAGCACTTCTCTTTCCttcattaattaatatttatgagCTTGAGGATTTATCCATATGCAATTCAAATTTTTCTTGTTCCATCTTAATTTTCTACTGATTGTCACCATATATACATATGGAATGATCTATATATGTGTCTGTGTATGTGGGTAACACGCAGGTATGCAGAGATCCAAGGTGGGGAAGGTGTTACGAGAGCTACAGCGAAGACCACAAGATTGTGCAGATGATGACAGACATCATTCCTGGCTTGCAAGGAGATCTTCCCCCCAATGCTACTAACTCTACGCCTTACGTTTCTGGAAAGTACGAACTTGCAAGGATGCAAACTATGTGTTTTTTGGTTGCGTGCATGCGCGCGTGTGTATaacatgtttgtgtgggaatgtAGGGAGAAGGTAGCAGCGTGTGCGAAGCACTTCGTAGGGGATGGAGGGACGGTGAACGGGATAAACGAGAACAACACAATAGCGACCTCCAAAATGCTGTTCGGCATCCACATGCCCGCCTACTACGACTCCATCTCCAAGGGCGTTTCTACCGTCATGATCTCCTACTCTAGCTTGAACGGCATCAAAATGCATGCTAACCGCCACATGGTCACCAACTTCCTCAAAAAAACCCTCAAATTTAATGTAATAGTCTCTCGATCTCTATATCTTTAGAGTGGTACTTGTTGGGGTTATCCTATATAGGTTGTGGAAGGGACTAGTGGTTAATTATTAAGTATGAGAGAAAACCTTATCCCATGAACTATCTTTTGGGGTTAGGAAGGCTTTGAACCACCCAACACTGATACCAGAGTCATGGTTCAATATTCTCCCCAGATGTCGGGAGGTGCTTGCCGATTTTGAGCCCAATGTGTGAGGGGAAGATTATTGAGCTTATCTCACATTGGTTGTAGAAGGTGCTGGTGGTCgcttattaagtgtgagggaaaaccTCACCTCATGAGTTAAGTTTTGGGGTTAAGAAGACCCTGACCACCCAACAGTACTATACTTAGTTATCACTTAAACATTACCCTTTTACTTAATCACAGTTTTATATGATTGCACCAATATTCACACAATGTAATATGCAGTAAGTAGAGGGTAAATAAAAATGGAATATTTAAAAGGTATGACATTTCTGTAATGGGGCAATGTTAACTGCGTGCTGATCTTAAAAATACATTACAGGGTTTTGTGATATCGGATTGGCAGGGGATTGACAGGATCACCTCTCCTCCCCATTCCAACTACACCTATTCTATTCAAGCTGCACTTCTAGCTGGCATTGACATGGTAAGTATTCTTTCAAATGAGTGTGCGCGCATGCATCGTCTGAGAGAAAGAGAGGGACCATACATAATAATATGAATGGTGAACTATAATTAAGATGAGGGTGATGGAGCGTGCAGGTAATGGTTCCATATAACTATACGGAGTTTATTGACGGGGTCACGGATCTGGTAAACAAGAAGGTCGTCCCCATGAACCGTATAAACGATGCAGTTCGAAGGATATTGCGGGTCAAGTTCACCATGGGTCTCTTCGAAAACCCTCTTGCCGATAACTCTCTCGCTCCCAAGCTTGGCTgcaaggtctctctctctctctacacataTGTAATATTTTAATGCATAAGATTATTATTCTTCGAAATGACTAATGTTTAGTTATTGTTTAATTATGTGTATATGTACGTATGTAGGAGCATAGAGAGCTAGCGAGGGAAGCCGTGAGGAAATCGCTGGTGCTGCTAAAGAATGGCAACTCTACGGTGGAAGGCCCATTGCTTCCCCTCCCGAAGAAGGCCAAAAAGATCCTTGTCGCTGGCACCCATGCCCACAACTTGGGCTACCAATGTGGCGGCTGGACTATCGAGTGGCAGGGACTTAGCGGCAACAACCTCACCACAGGTACATTTACCAGCCTACACCCAAGAAATTATTAGGTACATCGGGCATATACATATGCACCCAAACCGATATAATTTTAtagtatataaaaataattttaacattttaatttagttaaaatGCACGCATATGGTGGAATCATGTTAATTTTGAAGTATGCACTTGGTGTATTAGATATACCAGATATATACACCAAATCCAATACATTATATACATGGATatgtattttaattaaattatattaaatttgttatatatatttgatgtacCTAACATTTTCTCTCCATATCTTAGAAAAGATTATTAGGTAAGGGCGAAATCTTCCATGTCATCCATGAActaatatactaatataataaaAGAGTGATATTTCAtggatttttttaatttgttttaaaaataaagttaATTATGATTTATTTAATTAGTTATCACTACTTTATTGAATTAGACAATGAATGATTTAAGTGTAACTAATAATTTCTCATGAACATATGCACTAATAAATTGGCAAGGTTCCAGGTTAAATGCACGTTGATTGAAAATTAACCATGCATGCGCTGTGTTTGGACGAACAGGAACCACCATCCTGGACGCCATCAGGGCCGCCGTGGACCCATCGACCCAAGTAGTTTTCAGCGAGAACCCGGCGGCAGACTTCGTGAAGGCCGGCGGGTTCTCCTACGCAGTGGTGGCGGTGGGGGAGCAGCCGTATGCGGAGACCAAGGGCGACAACCAGAACCTCACTCTCCCAGAGCCGGGCCCCATCACGATCGCCAACGTGTGCGGGGCGGCGAAGTGCGCGGTGATCATAGTGTCGGGGCGGCCACTGGTGGTGGAGCCGTACGTGGGGTTGGTGGATGCTCTGGTGGCGGCATGGCTCCCCGGCAGCGAAGGGCAGGGCGTGGCGGACGCCCTCTTTGGGGACTACGGCTTCACAGGAAAGCTCGCCAGGACGTGGTTCCGGAGAGTTGATCAGCTGCCCATGAACGTCGGTGATTCCGACTACGACCCTCTTTTCCCGTTTGGGTTTGGGTTGGAAACTAAGCCATTGAAGCGGAAAAGAGGATTCATTAATTAATTCATTGTCtacttatatatttttatatatttcttatttgatgtcatatttttaaaactcaaaatt
This region of Malania oleifera isolate guangnan ecotype guangnan chromosome 10, ASM2987363v1, whole genome shotgun sequence genomic DNA includes:
- the LOC131166577 gene encoding uncharacterized protein LOC131166577 yields the protein MKYKDPKQPIDERIKDLMGRMTLPEKIGQMVQIDRVNVTADIMKNYFIGSLLSAGGSVPEPEATPETWVKMVNELQRGALGTRLGIPYIYGIDAVHGHNNVYRATIFPHNVGLGVTRDPDLVKRIGAATALEVRATGIQYAFAPCIAVCRDPRWGRCYESYSEDHKIVQMMTDIIPGLQGDLPPNATNSTPYVSGKEKVAACAKHFVGDGGTVNGINENNTIATSKMLFGIHMPAYYDSISKGVSTVMISYSSLNGIKMHANRHMVTNFLKKTLKFNGFVISDWQGIDRITSPPHSNYTYSIQAALLAGIDMVMVPYNYTEFIDGVTDLVNKKVVPMNRINDAVRRILRVKFTMGLFENPLADNSLAPKLGCKEHRELAREAVRKSLVLLKNGNSTVEGPLLPLPKKAKKILVAGTHAHNLGYQCGGWTIEWQGLSGNNLTTGTTILDAIRAAVDPSTQVVFSENPAADFVKAGGFSYAVVAVGEQPYAETKGDNQNLTLPEPGPITIANVCGAAKCAVIIVSGRPLVVEPYVGLVDALVAAWLPGSEGQGVADALFGDYGFTGKLARTWFRRVDQLPMNVGDSDYDPLFPFGFGLETKPLKRKRGFIN